A single region of the Kocuria rosea genome encodes:
- a CDS encoding enoyl-CoA hydratase, protein MSEQHGTDRRNTAEDTPGNTSGNTSRNVSGSTYENILVETRGRVGIITLNRPRALNALDAATLREVVAASTALDTDPGIGAIVLTGSEKAFAAGADIKEMAGRSAPEMYLADWFAGWDAFTRVRTPVVAAVSGYALGGGCELAMMCDLLIAADTARFGQPEINLGVIPGMGGSQRLARAVGKAKAMDMVLTGRHLDAAEAERAGLVSRVVPAADLLAEALDVAGTIAAKSLPSVLAAKEAVDTAFETTLAQGVHLERRLFHALFATEDQKEGMAAFAEKREPRFTHR, encoded by the coding sequence AACGTCTCGGGGAGCACGTACGAGAACATCCTGGTCGAGACCCGAGGGAGGGTCGGGATCATCACCCTGAACCGGCCGCGGGCGCTCAACGCCCTCGACGCCGCGACCCTGCGGGAGGTCGTCGCCGCGTCCACCGCCCTGGACACCGACCCGGGGATCGGGGCGATCGTCCTCACCGGCTCGGAGAAGGCCTTCGCCGCCGGCGCCGACATCAAGGAGATGGCGGGGCGCAGCGCCCCGGAGATGTACCTCGCGGACTGGTTCGCGGGCTGGGACGCCTTCACCCGGGTGCGCACCCCCGTGGTCGCCGCGGTCTCGGGCTACGCCCTGGGCGGGGGGTGCGAGCTCGCGATGATGTGCGACCTGCTGATCGCCGCGGACACGGCCCGCTTCGGGCAGCCCGAGATCAACCTCGGGGTGATCCCCGGGATGGGCGGCTCCCAGCGCCTGGCCCGTGCGGTGGGCAAGGCCAAGGCCATGGACATGGTCCTCACCGGCCGGCACCTCGACGCCGCGGAGGCGGAGCGGGCGGGTCTCGTCTCCCGCGTGGTGCCCGCGGCGGACCTGCTGGCGGAGGCCCTGGACGTCGCCGGGACCATCGCGGCGAAGTCCCTGCCCTCGGTCCTCGCGGCCAAGGAAGCCGTGGACACCGCGTTCGAGACCACCCTCGCGCAGGGCGTGCACCTCGAGCGGCGGCTCTTCCACGCGCTGTTCGCCACCGAGGACCAGAAGGAGGGCATGGCCGCGTTCGCGGAGAAGCGCGAGCCGCGGTTCACGCACCGCTGA
- a CDS encoding glycoside hydrolase family 65 protein: protein MPQPSNDASAWQVRESALDPGAHGALESVFALSNGYVGIRGTLDEAQPSASRGTFLAGVYEYHPLSYPEGGYGHPEHGQAIIGVADGSTVRLQVDGVPLDVRESPPEQHDRVLDLRAGTLRRETEWVTPRGARMRLTSTRLVSLTQRSVTAIRYEVEALDRTVQAVLRSDLVVNGTPPKVENEDPRVAAVLEQPFRARLSRCHETGGVLVHRTHGSEIGVAAAVEHEVDMPAGGAVSTQCDDDQVVTTLVTDLRPGQRVGFVKYLCHASSDADPSADLREQVLAAMTGARRRGWDGLLADQRAELDEYWDSAEVEIDRDPELQLAIRFDLFQLLQAAACVSRAPVGAKGLTGGGYSGHTFWDIEGFVLPALALLRPRDAARLLQWRSSTLDRARERAQVLDLGGASFPWRTIDGHETSAYWPASTAAMHVNADIARAFRWWADATGEDLTEVGGVDVLVETARVWAAMVHEDHEGGIHLLGMTGPDEYTGVVDDNVFTNLMARRNLRAAADACEEHPEHVGRLSVTADELQRWRVLADAIHIPYDAVRGVHPSNEGFTTYREWDFEAKRDGYPVEEHFHYAKIYRRQIVKQADLVLALWWCAEAFTPEQTARDLDYYEQRTVRDSSLSACVQAVVCARVGHLDLALEHLRESALVDLRDIQQDAEQGLHLASAAGSWLAVVCGFGGLDTDGGELRLAPRLPERLHRIAFRLRWHGRRLGVEITRSGTTVRVLDGDAGEVALQIDGEALAVTAARPATAPLHTPHPPTPAPHQPPGRAPRAPRTP, encoded by the coding sequence ATGCCTCAACCGTCGAACGATGCCTCCGCCTGGCAGGTCCGCGAGTCCGCCCTCGACCCCGGCGCGCACGGCGCCCTGGAGTCCGTCTTCGCCCTGTCCAACGGGTACGTCGGGATCCGGGGCACGCTGGACGAGGCGCAGCCCAGCGCCTCCCGCGGGACCTTCCTGGCCGGGGTCTACGAGTACCACCCGCTGTCCTACCCCGAGGGCGGCTACGGGCACCCGGAGCACGGGCAGGCCATCATCGGCGTGGCCGACGGGAGCACCGTGCGCCTGCAGGTGGACGGGGTGCCGCTGGATGTCCGGGAGTCCCCGCCGGAGCAGCACGACCGCGTGCTCGACCTGCGCGCGGGCACGCTGCGCCGCGAGACGGAGTGGGTCACCCCGCGCGGCGCCCGGATGCGCCTGACGTCCACCCGCCTGGTCTCGCTGACCCAGCGCTCCGTCACGGCGATCCGCTACGAGGTCGAGGCGCTGGACCGCACGGTCCAGGCGGTGCTGCGCTCCGACCTGGTCGTCAACGGCACCCCGCCCAAGGTGGAGAACGAGGACCCGCGCGTGGCCGCGGTCCTGGAGCAGCCGTTCCGTGCCCGCCTCAGCCGCTGCCACGAGACCGGCGGCGTCCTGGTCCACCGCACCCACGGGAGCGAGATCGGGGTGGCCGCGGCGGTCGAGCACGAGGTCGACATGCCGGCCGGCGGCGCCGTGAGCACGCAGTGCGACGACGACCAGGTGGTCACCACCCTCGTGACCGACCTCCGGCCCGGGCAGCGGGTGGGGTTCGTCAAGTACCTCTGCCACGCGTCCTCGGACGCGGACCCCTCGGCCGACCTGCGGGAGCAGGTGCTCGCCGCGATGACCGGGGCGCGGCGGCGCGGCTGGGACGGGCTGCTCGCCGACCAGCGGGCGGAGCTGGACGAGTACTGGGACAGCGCCGAGGTGGAGATCGACAGAGACCCCGAGCTGCAGCTGGCGATCCGCTTCGACCTGTTCCAGCTCCTGCAGGCGGCGGCCTGCGTCAGCCGCGCCCCGGTCGGGGCGAAGGGGCTGACCGGCGGCGGGTACAGCGGGCACACCTTCTGGGACATCGAGGGCTTCGTGCTGCCGGCCCTGGCGCTGCTGCGCCCCCGGGACGCCGCCCGGCTCCTGCAGTGGCGCTCCTCGACCCTGGACCGGGCCCGGGAGCGGGCGCAGGTCCTGGACCTGGGCGGCGCCTCCTTCCCGTGGCGCACCATCGACGGGCACGAGACGTCGGCGTACTGGCCGGCCAGCACCGCGGCCATGCACGTCAACGCCGACATCGCGCGGGCCTTCCGCTGGTGGGCCGACGCCACCGGCGAGGACCTCACCGAGGTCGGCGGGGTCGACGTCCTGGTGGAGACGGCGCGCGTGTGGGCGGCCATGGTGCACGAGGACCACGAGGGCGGCATCCACCTCCTCGGCATGACCGGGCCGGACGAGTACACCGGCGTGGTGGACGACAACGTCTTCACCAACCTCATGGCCCGGCGCAACCTCCGGGCGGCCGCCGACGCGTGCGAGGAGCACCCCGAGCACGTGGGGCGGCTCTCCGTGACGGCGGACGAGCTCCAGCGGTGGCGGGTCCTGGCGGACGCGATCCACATCCCCTACGACGCCGTGCGCGGCGTGCACCCCTCCAACGAGGGGTTCACGACCTACCGCGAGTGGGACTTCGAGGCCAAGCGCGACGGCTACCCCGTGGAGGAGCACTTCCACTACGCCAAGATCTACCGCCGCCAGATCGTCAAGCAGGCGGACCTGGTCCTCGCCCTGTGGTGGTGCGCCGAGGCGTTCACCCCGGAGCAGACCGCCCGGGACCTGGACTACTACGAGCAGCGCACCGTCCGCGACTCGTCCCTCTCGGCCTGCGTGCAGGCCGTGGTCTGCGCCCGCGTGGGCCACCTGGACCTCGCCCTCGAGCACCTGCGCGAGTCCGCCCTCGTGGACCTGCGGGACATCCAGCAGGACGCCGAGCAGGGCCTGCACCTGGCCTCCGCCGCCGGGTCGTGGCTGGCCGTGGTCTGCGGGTTCGGGGGACTGGACACGGACGGGGGCGAGCTGCGCCTGGCCCCCCGGCTCCCGGAGCGGCTGCACCGGATCGCCTTCCGCCTCCGGTGGCACGGCCGCCGGCTCGGCGTGGAGATCACCCGCTCGGGCACGACCGTGCGGGTCCTGGACGGGGACGCCGGCGAGGTGGCGCTGCAGATCGACGGCGAGGCCCTGGCCGTCACGGCCGCGCGCCCCGCGACCGCGCCGCTGCACACGCCGCACCCGCCCACCCCCGCCCCGCACCAGCCCCCGGGACGCGCCCCGCGCGCCCCCCGCACGCCGTGA
- the recQ gene encoding DNA helicase RecQ, with protein sequence MTRPAPLEVLTRVWGYDAFRGQQAEIIDAVTGGEDALVLMPTGGGKSLCYQIPALVREGTGVVISPLIALMHDQVDALEQVGVRAAYLNSTQTLEERRDVERRLLAGELDLLYLAPERLPVAADLLDRARIALFAVDEAHCVAQWGHDFRPDYLGLTILHDRWPGVPRIALTATATAETREEIVRNLRLDDARVFVSSFDRPNIQYRVGPKKDARRQLLQLIRTEHDGEAGIVYCLSRASVERTAEWLAGQGVTALPYHAGLPAEVRSQHQTRFLREDGVVMVATIAFGMGIDKPDVRFVAHLDLPKSVEGYYQETGRAGRDGLPSTAWLAYGLQDVVQQRRMIEDGEGDRQRKRAQTLHLDAMLALCETVQCRRRQLLRYFGEASEPCGNCDTCLDPPEAFDGTVPAQKLMSTIVRLQRERGQQFGAGHLVDILLGRETERVVRMRHTELTTFGIGTELSDQEWRGVVRQLLAQGLLQVQGEYGVLALTEAAGEVLRGQREVRLRREPERARTVRTPRTAAAPPVLDQPQQELFQQLRAWRSAVAKEQGVPAYVVFNDATLAAIAQARPSSLGELRGISGVGDAKLERYGEAVRQVVADA encoded by the coding sequence GTGACGCGCCCCGCGCCCCTCGAGGTGCTCACCCGCGTCTGGGGCTACGACGCCTTCCGCGGGCAGCAGGCCGAGATCATCGACGCGGTCACCGGCGGCGAGGACGCCCTCGTGCTCATGCCCACCGGCGGCGGCAAGAGCCTGTGCTACCAGATCCCGGCGCTCGTCCGGGAGGGCACCGGGGTGGTCATCAGCCCGCTCATCGCGCTCATGCACGACCAGGTCGACGCCCTCGAGCAGGTCGGCGTGCGCGCCGCGTACCTCAACTCCACCCAGACCCTCGAGGAGCGCCGCGACGTGGAGCGTCGACTCCTGGCCGGCGAGCTCGACCTGCTCTACCTCGCTCCCGAGCGCCTCCCGGTCGCGGCCGATCTGCTCGACCGCGCCCGCATCGCGCTCTTCGCCGTCGACGAGGCGCACTGCGTGGCCCAGTGGGGCCACGACTTCCGCCCCGACTACCTCGGGCTGACGATCCTCCACGACCGCTGGCCCGGGGTCCCGCGCATCGCCCTCACCGCCACCGCGACCGCGGAGACGCGCGAGGAGATCGTCCGCAACCTCCGCCTGGACGACGCCCGGGTCTTCGTCTCCAGCTTCGACCGGCCCAACATCCAGTACCGGGTCGGGCCCAAGAAGGACGCCCGCCGGCAGCTGCTCCAGCTCATCCGGACCGAGCACGACGGCGAGGCCGGCATCGTCTACTGCCTCAGCCGCGCCTCGGTCGAGCGCACCGCGGAGTGGTTGGCCGGCCAGGGCGTCACCGCGCTGCCGTACCACGCCGGCCTGCCCGCCGAGGTGCGGTCGCAGCACCAGACCCGCTTCCTGCGCGAGGACGGCGTCGTCATGGTCGCGACCATCGCCTTCGGCATGGGGATCGACAAGCCCGACGTGCGCTTCGTCGCCCACCTCGACCTGCCCAAGAGCGTCGAGGGCTACTACCAGGAGACCGGGCGCGCCGGGCGCGACGGGCTGCCGTCGACGGCGTGGCTGGCCTACGGGCTGCAGGACGTCGTCCAGCAGCGCCGGATGATCGAGGACGGCGAGGGGGACCGGCAGCGCAAGCGCGCCCAGACGCTGCACCTGGACGCGATGCTCGCGCTGTGCGAGACGGTGCAGTGCCGCCGCCGGCAGCTGCTGCGCTACTTCGGCGAGGCGAGCGAGCCGTGCGGCAACTGCGACACGTGCCTGGACCCGCCCGAGGCCTTCGACGGCACGGTCCCGGCGCAGAAGCTCATGTCCACGATCGTGCGGCTGCAGCGGGAGCGGGGCCAGCAGTTCGGCGCCGGGCACCTGGTGGACATCCTGCTCGGCCGGGAGACCGAGCGGGTGGTGCGGATGCGCCACACCGAGCTCACCACGTTCGGCATCGGCACCGAGCTGAGCGACCAGGAGTGGCGCGGGGTGGTGCGCCAGCTGCTCGCCCAGGGCCTGCTCCAGGTGCAGGGCGAGTACGGCGTCCTGGCGCTCACCGAGGCCGCCGGGGAGGTGCTGCGCGGGCAGCGGGAGGTGCGCCTGCGGCGCGAGCCGGAGCGGGCCAGGACCGTCCGCACGCCGAGGACCGCCGCCGCGCCGCCGGTCCTCGACCAGCCCCAGCAGGAGCTCTTCCAGCAGCTGCGGGCCTGGCGCTCCGCCGTGGCCAAGGAGCAGGGCGTGCCCGCGTACGTCGTCTTCAACGACGCGACCCTCGCCGCGATCGCCCAGGCCCGGCCGAGCTCGCTGGGGGAGCTGCGCGGCATCTCCGGTGTCGGCGACGCCAAGCTCGAGCGCTACGGCGAGGCCGTCCGCCAGGTCGTCGCCGACGCCTGA
- a CDS encoding TOBE domain-containing protein — translation MTELRIAEAARFLGVSDDTVRRWIDQGALHSTRSATGQTVVDGLELARLLKERAVRPEDPAHVASSARNRFVGLVTEVVSDTVMSQVELQCGPHRVVSLMSTEAVRDLGLEPGRVATAVVKSTSVVVETPGA, via the coding sequence ATGACCGAGCTCAGGATCGCCGAGGCCGCCCGCTTCCTCGGCGTCAGCGACGACACCGTCCGGCGCTGGATCGACCAGGGCGCGCTGCACAGCACCCGGAGCGCGACCGGCCAGACCGTGGTGGACGGACTGGAGCTGGCCCGCCTGCTCAAGGAGCGCGCCGTCCGGCCCGAGGACCCCGCGCACGTCGCCAGCTCGGCGCGCAACCGGTTCGTGGGACTGGTCACCGAGGTCGTCTCGGACACCGTGATGTCCCAGGTGGAGCTGCAGTGCGGCCCGCACCGGGTGGTCTCGCTCATGAGCACCGAGGCCGTCCGGGACCTGGGCCTGGAGCCCGGCCGCGTGGCCACGGCCGTCGTCAAGTCGACCAGTGTCGTCGTCGAGACCCCCGGGGCGTGA
- the modA gene encoding molybdate ABC transporter substrate-binding protein codes for MRTRAPAAAVLLAALGLGATGCGAGGDPATVLDVHAAASLTGTFTELAEQFEAQHPGIEVSLSFAGSSTLVQQLTEGAPADVLATADERSMAGAVAAGLVDGEPEVFATNVLTVVVPAGNPAGVASFRDLAEPGVQVVVCAPQVPCGAAGERAQDASGVRLSPVSEEGSVTDVLGKVVSGQADAGLVYATDARSAGDAVEVVEVPQAAQAVTRSPVAALADSDEPELARQFTELVAGDRGREVLAGAGFGAP; via the coding sequence GTGCGCACCAGGGCCCCCGCCGCGGCCGTCCTCCTCGCCGCCCTCGGCCTCGGCGCCACCGGGTGCGGGGCCGGCGGGGACCCCGCGACCGTTCTCGACGTCCACGCCGCCGCCTCCCTCACCGGCACCTTCACCGAGCTCGCCGAGCAGTTCGAGGCGCAGCACCCGGGGATCGAGGTGTCCCTGAGCTTCGCCGGGTCCTCCACCCTGGTCCAGCAGCTCACGGAGGGGGCGCCCGCCGACGTCCTCGCCACCGCGGACGAGCGGAGCATGGCCGGGGCCGTGGCGGCCGGCCTCGTCGACGGCGAGCCCGAGGTCTTCGCGACCAACGTCCTGACCGTGGTCGTGCCCGCCGGCAACCCCGCCGGCGTCGCGTCCTTCCGGGACCTGGCGGAGCCGGGCGTGCAGGTCGTGGTGTGCGCCCCGCAGGTGCCGTGCGGCGCCGCCGGCGAGCGGGCCCAGGATGCCTCGGGCGTGCGGCTGAGCCCGGTGAGCGAGGAGGGCTCCGTGACGGACGTGCTCGGCAAGGTCGTCTCGGGCCAGGCGGACGCCGGCCTGGTCTACGCCACGGACGCACGCTCGGCCGGGGACGCGGTCGAGGTCGTCGAGGTCCCGCAGGCGGCGCAGGCCGTCACCCGTTCCCCCGTCGCCGCGCTCGCGGACTCCGACGAGCCGGAGCTCGCCCGGCAGTTCACCGAGCTCGTCGCCGGCGACCGCGGCCGGGAGGTCCTGGCCGGGGCGGGGTTCGGGGCGCCGTGA
- a CDS encoding ABC transporter permease, with protein sequence MTRRRPRGFSTVPGWVWIPAALGALVVVLPVLGMLARVDGGGFLGLITSESSRTALWLSLRTATVSTALCVLLGTPLALVLARARLPGARLLRALVLLPLVLPPVVGGIALLHTFGRHGLVGRHLELAGISIAFTTVAVVLAQTFVALPFLVVSLEGALRSAAAGYEEVAATLGARPTTVLRRVTLPLVLPGLASGAVLSFARCLGEFGATLTFAGSLQGTTRTLPLEIYLLRETDPDAAVALSLVLVVVAVLVVGLSAPVRRTAGRW encoded by the coding sequence GTGACCCGGCGCCGTCCCCGCGGGTTCAGCACCGTCCCCGGCTGGGTGTGGATCCCGGCGGCCCTGGGCGCCCTGGTGGTGGTCCTGCCGGTCCTCGGGATGCTCGCCCGGGTGGACGGGGGCGGCTTCCTCGGCCTGATCACCTCCGAGTCCTCCCGCACCGCGCTGTGGCTGAGCCTGCGCACCGCGACCGTCTCCACCGCGCTGTGCGTGCTCCTGGGCACCCCGCTGGCCCTGGTGCTGGCCCGCGCCCGGCTGCCCGGGGCGCGGCTGCTGCGGGCACTGGTGCTGCTGCCGCTCGTGCTGCCGCCCGTGGTCGGCGGGATCGCCCTGCTCCACACCTTCGGGCGCCACGGGCTCGTGGGGCGCCACCTCGAGCTGGCGGGGATCAGCATCGCCTTCACCACCGTGGCCGTGGTGCTCGCCCAGACGTTCGTGGCGCTGCCGTTCCTCGTGGTCAGCCTCGAGGGGGCGCTGCGCAGCGCGGCGGCGGGCTACGAGGAGGTCGCGGCCACGCTCGGCGCCCGGCCCACCACCGTGCTGCGCCGGGTCACCCTCCCGCTGGTGCTGCCGGGGCTGGCCTCCGGCGCGGTGCTCTCCTTCGCCCGCTGCCTGGGCGAGTTCGGCGCCACTCTGACCTTCGCCGGCAGCCTGCAGGGGACCACCCGGACCCTGCCCCTGGAGATCTACCTGCTGCGGGAGACGGACCCGGACGCCGCCGTCGCCCTCTCGCTCGTGCTCGTGGTCGTGGCGGTCCTCGTCGTGGGGCTCTCCGCCCCCGTGCGCCGGACGGCGGGCCGGTGGTGA
- a CDS encoding sulfate/molybdate ABC transporter ATP-binding protein, with translation MTARLAARDVDLSLSVPPGATVAVTGHNGAGKSTLFAVLAGLLVPDTGRCTLDGTVLFDLDATGRGRWVPPHERGIALMAQEPLLFPHLSVLENVAFGPRSRGAGRARSRTAARHWLAEVGAEQFADRRPAQLSGGQAQRVAIARALAAEPRLLLLDEPFSALDAAARPLVRELLVRVLAGRTALVISHDPGDAAALAEHVVVLEHGRVAAG, from the coding sequence GTGACCGCCCGGCTGGCCGCCCGGGACGTGGACCTCTCGCTGAGCGTCCCGCCGGGGGCCACCGTGGCGGTGACCGGCCACAACGGCGCGGGGAAGTCCACCCTCTTCGCCGTCCTCGCCGGGCTGCTCGTGCCGGACACCGGCCGGTGCACCCTCGACGGGACCGTGCTCTTCGACCTCGACGCCACGGGGCGCGGGCGCTGGGTGCCCCCGCACGAGCGCGGCATCGCGCTCATGGCGCAGGAGCCGCTGCTGTTCCCGCACCTGAGCGTGCTCGAGAACGTGGCCTTCGGCCCGCGCAGCCGCGGGGCGGGCCGGGCCCGGTCGCGGACCGCCGCCCGGCACTGGCTCGCCGAGGTGGGCGCCGAGCAGTTCGCCGACCGCCGCCCGGCCCAGCTCTCCGGCGGCCAGGCGCAGCGCGTGGCGATCGCCCGGGCCCTGGCGGCCGAGCCGCGGCTGCTGCTGCTGGACGAGCCGTTCTCCGCCCTGGACGCGGCCGCCCGGCCCCTCGTCCGCGAGCTGCTGGTCCGGGTGCTGGCGGGGCGCACGGCCCTGGTCATCAGCCACGACCCCGGGGACGCCGCCGCCCTCGCCGAGCACGTCGTGGTGCTCGAGCACGGCCGGGTCGCGGCGGGCTGA
- a CDS encoding acyl-CoA dehydrogenase family protein yields the protein MTPVLRGESPSVEQHPGIPFPDADLFCFAALLPPEERARLADLHTFLQEQVRPVVTPYWNREEFPSHLLPALAAHGLGELELSGASRLYRGLAYAEVARADVSLSALVGIHNELIVDLIAALGSEEQKNRWLPDLRRFRALGAFALTEPEHGSDIAGGLATTATRDGDEWVLTGTKRWIGAGTIADVAIVWARDTADGKVKGFLVETDRPGWSATKIEHKIGLRIMQNADIVLDEVRIPADNALPGAQDFAAANVMLRNSRAWVGWQSAGVQLAIFDVARDYALTRRQFGRPLAKFQLVQEPLARILGNATAALGLMAQIARLQEDGGFDMPHAALAKATTTSLARESAALGRNLLGGNGVVTDHEMAKLFNDVEILYTYEGTYEINALIVGRAVTGVSAFV from the coding sequence ATGACTCCCGTCCTGCGCGGCGAATCCCCGTCCGTGGAGCAGCACCCCGGCATCCCCTTCCCGGACGCCGACCTCTTCTGCTTCGCCGCCCTGCTCCCCCCGGAGGAGCGCGCCCGGCTGGCCGACCTGCACACCTTCCTCCAGGAGCAGGTCCGCCCCGTGGTCACGCCCTACTGGAACCGCGAGGAGTTCCCGTCCCACCTGCTCCCGGCGCTGGCCGCCCACGGGCTCGGCGAGCTCGAGCTCTCCGGGGCGAGCCGGCTCTACCGGGGCCTGGCCTACGCCGAGGTCGCCCGGGCCGACGTGTCGCTGAGCGCCCTCGTCGGGATCCACAACGAGCTCATCGTCGACCTGATCGCCGCCCTGGGCTCGGAGGAGCAGAAGAACCGCTGGCTGCCCGACCTGCGCCGCTTCCGGGCCCTCGGCGCCTTCGCCCTCACCGAGCCCGAGCACGGCTCCGACATCGCCGGCGGCCTGGCCACCACCGCGACCCGGGACGGGGACGAGTGGGTGCTCACCGGGACCAAGCGCTGGATCGGCGCCGGCACGATCGCCGACGTCGCGATCGTCTGGGCCCGCGACACCGCCGACGGGAAGGTCAAGGGCTTCCTCGTGGAGACCGACCGGCCGGGCTGGTCCGCCACGAAGATCGAGCACAAGATCGGGCTGCGGATCATGCAGAACGCCGACATCGTCCTGGACGAGGTCCGCATCCCGGCGGACAACGCCCTGCCCGGGGCGCAGGACTTCGCCGCGGCCAACGTGATGCTGCGCAACTCCCGCGCCTGGGTGGGCTGGCAGAGCGCCGGGGTCCAGCTCGCGATCTTCGACGTCGCCCGCGACTACGCCCTGACCCGGCGGCAGTTCGGCCGCCCGCTCGCGAAGTTCCAGCTCGTCCAGGAGCCCCTCGCCCGGATCCTCGGCAACGCCACGGCCGCCCTGGGCCTCATGGCCCAGATCGCCCGGCTCCAGGAGGACGGGGGCTTCGACATGCCCCACGCCGCGCTGGCCAAGGCCACCACCACGTCCCTGGCCCGCGAGTCCGCGGCCCTGGGCCGGAACCTGCTCGGCGGCAACGGCGTGGTCACCGACCACGAGATGGCCAAGCTCTTCAACGACGTCGAGATCCTCTACACCTACGAGGGCACCTACGAGATCAACGCCCTGATCGTGGGCCGCGCCGTCACCGGCGTCTCCGCGTTCGTCTGA
- a CDS encoding SDR family NAD(P)-dependent oxidoreductase, with product MDVTDTSALVTGAASGLGAATAALLAGRGVRVFGVDLPAALENAPDVPGVTRVPADVTDREQVRGAVAAAAGAGPLRTVVNCAGIGPSARVLGKKGVHDLDLFETVLRVNLLGTFTVLALAAERIAATDPVDDDGQRGLVVNTASVAAFEGQVGQAAYAASKGGVHSLGITAARDLASAGIRVNTIAPGVIETPMLAAVGEEFRAALAAGVPFPRRLGRPGEFAQLVAAFLDNDYLNGTTVRMDGALRMAPR from the coding sequence ATGGACGTCACCGACACCTCCGCCCTCGTCACCGGCGCCGCCTCGGGCCTCGGCGCGGCCACCGCCGCGCTGCTCGCCGGGCGCGGCGTGCGGGTCTTCGGCGTGGACCTCCCGGCCGCGCTCGAGAACGCCCCCGACGTCCCCGGCGTCACCCGCGTGCCCGCCGACGTCACCGACCGGGAGCAGGTGCGCGGGGCCGTCGCGGCCGCGGCCGGGGCCGGGCCCCTGCGCACCGTGGTCAACTGCGCCGGCATCGGCCCCTCGGCCCGGGTGCTGGGGAAGAAGGGGGTGCACGACCTCGACCTGTTCGAGACCGTGCTGCGCGTGAACCTCCTCGGCACCTTCACGGTCCTCGCCCTGGCCGCGGAGCGGATCGCCGCCACCGACCCCGTCGACGACGACGGCCAGCGCGGGCTGGTCGTCAACACGGCCTCCGTCGCCGCGTTCGAGGGGCAGGTGGGGCAGGCCGCCTACGCGGCGTCGAAGGGCGGGGTGCACAGCCTCGGCATCACCGCGGCCCGGGACCTCGCGAGCGCCGGCATCCGGGTGAACACCATCGCCCCCGGCGTGATCGAGACGCCCATGCTCGCGGCGGTGGGCGAGGAGTTCCGGGCCGCGCTCGCGGCGGGTGTGCCGTTCCCGCGCCGGCTCGGCCGGCCCGGGGAGTTCGCCCAGCTCGTGGCGGCGTTCCTCGACAACGACTACCTCAACGGCACCACCGTCCGGATGGACGGGGCGCTGCGCATGGCGCCCCGCTGA
- the pyrE gene encoding orotate phosphoribosyltransferase encodes MTTDFSPVDLATARDRLRQLIIDLAVVRGRVTLASGIEADYYVDLRRVTLHHEASRYVGQVMLALLDEAGISCAAVGGLTMGADPVGHAIMRTAGDQGRAVDTFVVRKAQKSYGMGRQVEGPPVQGRDVVVVEDTSTTGGSALTAVEALQRAGANVVAVAIIVDRRTGAKERIEETAGVPCLYAFTKDELGLD; translated from the coding sequence ATGACCACCGACTTCTCGCCCGTCGACCTCGCGACGGCCCGCGACCGCCTCCGCCAGCTGATCATCGACCTCGCCGTGGTGCGGGGCCGGGTCACGCTCGCCAGCGGCATCGAGGCCGACTACTACGTGGACCTGCGCCGCGTGACCCTCCACCACGAGGCGTCGCGCTACGTGGGTCAGGTGATGCTGGCGCTGCTCGACGAGGCCGGGATCTCCTGCGCCGCCGTGGGCGGGCTGACCATGGGGGCGGACCCCGTGGGCCACGCGATCATGCGCACGGCGGGGGACCAGGGCCGGGCCGTCGACACGTTCGTGGTCCGCAAGGCCCAGAAGAGCTACGGGATGGGCCGCCAGGTCGAGGGCCCCCCGGTGCAGGGCCGCGACGTCGTCGTCGTGGAGGACACCTCCACGACCGGCGGGTCCGCGCTCACCGCGGTGGAGGCCCTGCAGCGGGCCGGCGCCAACGTGGTGGCCGTGGCGATCATCGTGGACCGGCGGACCGGCGCCAAGGAGCGCATCGAGGAGACGGCGGGCGTGCCGTGCCTCTACGCCTTCACGAAGGACGAGCTCGGGCTTGACTGA